A window of the Lysinibacillus irui genome harbors these coding sequences:
- a CDS encoding QueT transporter family protein: protein MKIKFLAASGIIAALYIAVTMLVAPFGFTEVQFRVSEIFNHLVAFNPRFAVGIIIGVLISNLFSPLGIYDLVFGVGHSMITLGLFILICKFVKNIWARLIINTFLFTCTMFIIAFELNLALELPFFWTWLTVAAGEFVVLAVGAPIMYGLNKRLHFKNLI, encoded by the coding sequence ATGAAGATAAAATTTTTAGCAGCAAGTGGTATTATTGCAGCTTTATATATTGCTGTGACAATGCTTGTTGCACCATTTGGTTTTACAGAAGTACAGTTCCGCGTATCCGAGATTTTTAACCATCTAGTGGCCTTTAATCCACGCTTTGCCGTAGGGATCATTATTGGAGTATTGATCTCCAATCTTTTTTCACCACTTGGCATTTACGATTTAGTGTTTGGTGTTGGTCATTCTATGATCACACTTGGACTGTTCATTTTAATCTGTAAATTTGTCAAAAATATTTGGGCACGTTTAATTATTAATACATTTTTATTTACATGCACTATGTTTATCATTGCCTTTGAACTAAACTTAGCCTTAGAGCTTCCATTCTTCTGGACTTGGCTAACAGTGGCTGCTGGTGAGTTTGTTGTGTTAGCAGTTGGTGCACCTATTATGTATGGACTAAATAAACGTCTTCACTTTAAAAATTTGATTTAA
- a CDS encoding L-threonine 3-dehydrogenase, whose amino-acid sequence MKKIIVTGALGQIGSELVEKLRGIYGEDNILATDIRKLEHTKGPFEILDVTDGQRMHDLAKDFGADTMMHLAALLSATAERNPLLAWNLNMGGLMNALEVSRELNMQFFTPSSIGAFGPSTPKEDTPQDTLQRPTTMYGVNKVAGELLCDYYFNRFGVDTRGVRFPGLISYVTPPGGGTTDYAVEIFYEAIEQGKYTSYIQEGTFMDMMYMPDALQAIVDLMEADGNKLVHRNAFNITAMSFEPSQIAAEIKKHLPNFTMDYQVDPVRQAIADSWPNSLNIEAAQKEWGFKAEYDLAKMTVDMLEKLKIKLHKKAIS is encoded by the coding sequence ATGAAAAAGATAATTGTTACTGGGGCACTTGGTCAAATAGGTTCTGAGCTTGTAGAAAAACTTCGTGGTATTTATGGAGAGGACAATATACTTGCTACAGATATTAGAAAGCTTGAACATACTAAGGGCCCATTTGAAATATTGGACGTGACAGATGGACAAAGAATGCATGATCTAGCAAAGGATTTCGGTGCAGATACGATGATGCATTTAGCGGCATTATTATCTGCTACTGCTGAAAGAAATCCATTGTTAGCTTGGAATTTAAATATGGGTGGATTAATGAATGCATTGGAAGTTTCACGAGAGTTAAATATGCAATTTTTCACGCCAAGCTCTATTGGAGCATTTGGCCCATCTACACCGAAGGAAGATACACCGCAGGATACTTTGCAACGACCAACGACAATGTATGGCGTTAATAAAGTAGCGGGTGAGTTACTATGTGATTATTATTTTAATCGTTTTGGCGTTGATACACGTGGTGTACGCTTCCCTGGATTAATTTCCTATGTAACACCTCCAGGTGGTGGTACGACTGATTATGCGGTAGAGATTTTCTATGAAGCGATCGAACAGGGCAAGTATACATCTTATATCCAAGAGGGTACGTTTATGGATATGATGTACATGCCAGATGCTTTACAAGCTATTGTAGATTTGATGGAGGCAGATGGTAATAAGCTAGTTCATCGTAATGCTTTTAATATTACAGCAATGAGCTTTGAACCGTCGCAAATTGCAGCTGAAATCAAGAAACACTTACCGAATTTCACAATGGACTATCAGGTGGACCCAGTGCGTCAGGCTATAGCAGATAGCTGGCCAAACTCTTTAAATATAGAAGCAGCCCAAAAAGAATGGGGCTTTAAAGCAGAGTATGATTTAGCTAAAATGACAGTTGATATGTTAGAAAAACTGAAAATTAAGCTGCATAAAAAGGCAATTTCATAA
- the bshB2 gene encoding bacillithiol biosynthesis deacetylase BshB2 — protein sequence MNLQPQRHILIVYPHPDDEAFSVAGTIAYYTKKMNTPVTYACLTLGEMGRNLGNPPFATRESLPEIRRKELVAAAEAMGIQDLRMLGLRDKTIEFEDDEKMVKLVEGLIEELMPSLIFTFLPGFAVHPDHEATARAVVEAVRRMPKAARPQVFGCAFANDTIEKNGEPHIVYDIREMRMDKLKALQAHASQTGWMMQETEKRIDDGEPMSESWLNVEKFYIVDPDKYVK from the coding sequence TTGAATTTACAACCACAACGTCATATTTTAATTGTGTACCCTCACCCAGATGATGAGGCTTTTTCAGTTGCCGGTACAATCGCCTACTATACAAAGAAAATGAATACACCTGTTACATATGCCTGTTTAACATTAGGCGAAATGGGACGTAATTTAGGTAATCCACCCTTTGCAACGCGTGAGTCCTTACCTGAAATCCGCCGTAAGGAACTAGTAGCAGCAGCAGAGGCAATGGGTATTCAAGATTTACGTATGCTTGGTTTGCGAGATAAAACAATTGAATTTGAAGATGATGAGAAAATGGTAAAATTAGTGGAAGGTCTAATTGAAGAGCTAATGCCTTCTTTAATTTTCACATTCTTACCTGGTTTTGCAGTTCATCCAGACCACGAAGCAACAGCGCGTGCTGTTGTAGAGGCTGTACGCCGTATGCCAAAGGCTGCTCGTCCACAAGTATTTGGATGCGCTTTTGCCAATGATACGATTGAAAAAAATGGTGAACCGCATATTGTCTACGATATTCGTGAAATGAGAATGGACAAATTAAAAGCATTACAAGCCCATGCATCACAAACGGGCTGGATGATGCAGGAAACTGAAAAACGCATTGATGACGGTGAACCAATGAGTGAGAGCTGGCTCAATGTTGAAAAATTCTATATTGTTGATCCTGACAAATATGTAAAATAA
- a CDS encoding uracil-DNA glycosylase: MKQVFPNDWQEILAKEMEKPYYQQLRQFIANEYSTQTIYPPMDDVMNAFYTTAYHDVKVVILGQDPYHGPNQAHGLSFSVKPGIPHPPSLRNMFQELQDDIGCPIPKNGTLTKWAEQGVMLLNTVLTVRAGQAHSHKDQGWEQFTDAVIDQLAAREEPLIFVLWGKPAQRKKQLIRKYKTPHAILEAPHPSPLSAYRGFFGSKPYSTINQQLEEWGKQPIDWCLA, encoded by the coding sequence ATGAAACAAGTATTCCCGAATGATTGGCAAGAAATACTCGCTAAAGAGATGGAAAAACCATACTATCAACAACTACGCCAGTTTATAGCAAATGAATATTCCACACAAACTATTTATCCACCAATGGATGATGTAATGAATGCATTTTATACAACAGCTTACCATGATGTAAAGGTAGTGATTTTAGGACAAGATCCTTATCATGGTCCAAATCAAGCACATGGCTTAAGCTTTTCAGTTAAGCCAGGTATTCCGCATCCACCTAGCTTACGAAACATGTTTCAAGAGCTACAAGATGATATTGGCTGTCCTATTCCTAAAAATGGAACATTAACAAAATGGGCAGAGCAAGGTGTCATGCTTTTAAATACGGTTCTTACGGTGCGAGCGGGACAGGCACATTCTCATAAAGATCAAGGGTGGGAGCAATTTACCGATGCAGTAATTGATCAATTGGCAGCTAGGGAAGAACCACTTATTTTTGTACTTTGGGGTAAACCAGCACAGCGAAAAAAACAGCTGATACGAAAATATAAAACACCTCATGCCATCCTCGAGGCGCCACATCCGAGCCCTCTAAGTGCATACCGAGGATTTTTTGGAAGTAAACCATATTCAACAATTAACCAGCAATTAGAGGAGTGGGGCAAGCAACCCATTGATTGGTGTTTAGCATAG
- the thiD gene encoding bifunctional hydroxymethylpyrimidine kinase/phosphomethylpyrimidine kinase: MTLKKTLTIAGSDTSGGAGMEADLKTFQEHGTYGMVALTVVVTMDPNGWTHHVTPLPTELLQQQIDTALSTGIDAIKTGMLSTEEIIRIAGEAIAKSGTTNVVIDPVMVCKGEDEVLNPGNTDAMIQHLLPLAAVTTPNLFEAGQLAGTGTPKTIDEMKTAARKIHELGAKAVVIKGGKALATEKAIDLFFDGETFFLLESEKVASTNNHGAGCTFAASVTANLANGLSIKDAVIEAKEFVSAAIAHGWALNDYVGPVMHGAKSRYGAPQVTVTEV; this comes from the coding sequence ATGACTCTAAAAAAAACATTAACAATTGCTGGTTCAGATACATCAGGCGGAGCTGGGATGGAAGCCGACCTAAAAACATTTCAAGAGCACGGTACATATGGTATGGTAGCTTTAACAGTTGTCGTAACAATGGATCCGAACGGCTGGACACATCATGTTACTCCACTCCCAACAGAGCTTTTACAACAGCAAATTGACACAGCTCTTTCTACAGGTATTGATGCCATTAAAACAGGTATGTTATCAACTGAAGAAATCATTCGTATTGCTGGTGAGGCTATCGCAAAATCAGGCACAACAAATGTAGTTATCGATCCTGTGATGGTATGTAAGGGAGAAGATGAAGTCCTGAACCCTGGTAACACAGATGCTATGATACAACATCTTTTACCATTAGCAGCAGTCACAACACCTAATCTTTTCGAGGCTGGACAATTAGCTGGGACAGGTACACCCAAAACAATAGATGAAATGAAAACAGCAGCACGAAAAATCCATGAACTAGGTGCAAAAGCTGTTGTCATCAAAGGTGGAAAAGCACTAGCAACAGAAAAAGCAATAGACCTATTCTTCGATGGAGAAACATTCTTCCTATTAGAATCCGAGAAAGTTGCTTCGACTAATAACCATGGTGCAGGCTGTACATTTGCTGCTTCTGTAACGGCAAACCTTGCCAACGGTCTTTCTATTAAAGATGCTGTTATTGAGGCAAAAGAATTTGTATCAGCTGCCATCGCACATGGCTGGGCTCTAAATGACTATGTTGGTCCTGTCATGCACGGAGCAAAATCCCGTTATGGTGCTCCACAAGTAACAGTAACTGAAGTTTAA
- a CDS encoding TerC family protein: MEIIQGILSTYRQFFDWAMWQEVLTDPVSWGLISSLIIIEGLLSADNALVLAVLVKHLPDKQRKRALMYGMLGAYFFRFLFIGIGVYLVEFWFIKVLGALYLAWLCVAHFLHIGNEDSVKEVKKSGWMVRFFGTFWATVISVELMDIAFSIDSIFAAFAVSDQVWVLLIGGMLGILMMRTIAGVFLIIIEKIPELEATAFIIIGVIGLKMLVSVVNIHIPHYLFFLFLVVAFLITMVVHIMNKVRAS; this comes from the coding sequence GTGGAGATCATTCAAGGAATTCTATCTACATATAGGCAATTTTTTGATTGGGCCATGTGGCAGGAAGTATTGACCGACCCTGTATCTTGGGGGCTAATTTCCTCATTAATTATAATAGAAGGATTGCTGTCAGCCGATAATGCACTAGTATTAGCAGTACTCGTTAAACATTTACCAGATAAACAACGTAAACGAGCGTTAATGTATGGGATGTTAGGTGCCTATTTTTTTAGATTTTTATTCATTGGTATAGGGGTATACCTTGTAGAGTTTTGGTTTATTAAAGTGTTAGGTGCTTTATATTTGGCTTGGCTCTGTGTGGCTCATTTTCTTCACATAGGGAATGAAGATAGTGTGAAAGAAGTAAAAAAATCAGGATGGATGGTACGTTTTTTTGGCACCTTTTGGGCAACGGTCATCTCTGTTGAACTAATGGACATTGCATTTTCAATCGATTCCATATTTGCTGCCTTTGCCGTATCAGATCAAGTGTGGGTGCTTTTAATTGGAGGAATGTTAGGGATTTTAATGATGAGAACGATTGCAGGTGTTTTTTTAATCATTATCGAAAAAATTCCTGAGCTCGAAGCAACAGCCTTTATAATTATTGGGGTCATTGGCTTAAAAATGTTAGTGAGTGTTGTCAATATCCATATACCACATTATTTATTCTTCTTATTCTTAGTAGTTGCTTTTCTAATCACCATGGTTGTGCATATTATGAATAAAGTAAGAGCTTCCTAA
- a CDS encoding YwdI family protein, producing the protein MIPYQAVIQQLEKQLSGAKNAGNDQQIREALIAIRALCDVVLDSPSDTASITPPKHLPQMLVAESKPSTLYTSKIEEDGANGDSIFDF; encoded by the coding sequence ATGATTCCTTATCAAGCCGTTATACAACAACTTGAAAAACAATTATCTGGTGCAAAAAATGCAGGGAATGATCAACAAATTCGCGAAGCTCTTATAGCCATTCGAGCATTATGTGATGTGGTGTTAGATTCTCCAAGTGATACCGCATCAATCACACCTCCTAAGCATTTACCACAAATGCTTGTGGCAGAGTCAAAACCATCAACTTTATATACTTCAAAGATTGAAGAAGATGGAGCAAATGGTGATTCCATTTTTGATTTTTAA
- the ilvA gene encoding threonine ammonia-lyase IlvA → MEVADTRTVQVENVLIAHHFLKDVVVHTPLQKNDYLSEKYGANIYFKREDLQHVRSFKLRGAYYKIKKIEDEARNAGVVCASAGNHAQGVAYACAQLKIQASIFMPQTTPKQKIDQVRMFGREYVEIILAGDTFDDSAESALSYCEEHGKIFIHPFDDFDVIAGQGTVAVEIMNDMEEPIDYVFGSIGGGGLMSGVSAYVKNLSPSSKIIGVEPAGAGSMKAAFAEGGAVALDWIDKFVDGAAVKCVGHHTYDVCRRYLDDILLVPEGKVCTTILDLYNKHAIIAEPAGALSVAALDFYKEEIKGKSVVVIISGGNNDIGRMQEIKEKSLIHEGLLYYFIVSFPQRAGALRQFLTSVLGPNDDITTFEYTKKNNKESGPALVGIELGDRADYEGLLARMNEFGFKYKEVNNDLQLFGLLV, encoded by the coding sequence ATGGAAGTTGCTGATACTAGAACCGTGCAAGTAGAGAATGTCTTAATTGCACATCATTTTTTAAAAGATGTAGTTGTGCATACGCCACTACAAAAAAACGACTATTTATCCGAGAAATACGGAGCAAATATTTATTTTAAACGCGAAGATTTACAGCATGTACGCTCATTCAAACTTCGTGGTGCCTATTATAAAATTAAAAAAATTGAAGATGAAGCACGCAATGCGGGTGTGGTCTGTGCAAGTGCAGGAAATCATGCACAAGGTGTAGCTTACGCCTGTGCACAATTAAAAATTCAAGCTAGCATTTTTATGCCCCAAACAACACCTAAGCAAAAAATAGATCAAGTCCGCATGTTTGGCCGTGAATATGTAGAGATTATTTTAGCAGGCGATACATTTGATGACTCTGCCGAAAGCGCGTTAAGTTACTGTGAGGAACACGGTAAAATTTTCATTCATCCATTTGATGATTTCGATGTTATTGCGGGTCAAGGAACTGTAGCAGTTGAAATTATGAATGACATGGAGGAACCAATCGACTACGTATTTGGTAGTATTGGCGGTGGTGGCTTAATGTCAGGCGTTTCTGCCTACGTGAAAAACCTCTCCCCTTCTAGTAAAATTATTGGTGTCGAACCGGCTGGAGCGGGCAGTATGAAAGCTGCTTTTGCTGAAGGTGGTGCGGTGGCTCTTGATTGGATTGACAAATTCGTCGATGGAGCTGCAGTAAAATGCGTCGGTCATCACACATATGATGTTTGTCGTCGCTATTTAGACGACATACTACTTGTACCTGAAGGCAAAGTTTGTACAACAATCTTAGATCTATATAATAAACATGCGATTATTGCCGAGCCTGCTGGAGCACTGTCAGTTGCAGCTCTTGATTTTTATAAGGAAGAAATTAAAGGTAAGTCAGTCGTTGTCATTATTAGTGGTGGTAATAATGATATTGGACGAATGCAGGAGATTAAGGAAAAGTCGCTTATTCATGAAGGGTTGCTTTACTACTTCATTGTCAGCTTCCCTCAACGTGCAGGCGCACTACGCCAATTCCTCACTAGTGTGCTAGGACCAAATGATGACATCACTACGTTTGAATATACTAAGAAAAACAATAAAGAAAGTGGTCCTGCCTTAGTCGGTATTGAACTTGGCGATCGAGCTGATTATGAAGGGTTGCTAGCGCGAATGAATGAGTTTGGCTTCAAATACAAAGAAGTAAACAATGACCTTCAACTATTTGGCTTACTAGTTTAA
- a CDS encoding YojF family protein: MQEVQVETLQELLNSFANKDVYIHLETTNGSYAAHYDEKFFNAGAFIRNAKINYELAKVVDHAPHRVGLKLPHGWVYAQGITHFELDDLGRLLMAGLDYSGKLAIALEISETPFSY; encoded by the coding sequence ATGCAAGAAGTACAAGTAGAGACGTTGCAAGAATTGCTGAATTCTTTCGCCAACAAAGACGTTTATATTCATCTTGAGACGACAAACGGTTCTTATGCAGCACACTATGATGAAAAATTCTTTAATGCAGGTGCTTTTATTCGCAATGCTAAGATTAATTATGAGCTTGCTAAAGTGGTAGATCATGCACCGCATCGTGTTGGTTTAAAATTACCTCATGGTTGGGTTTATGCACAAGGCATTACACATTTTGAATTAGATGATTTAGGCCGTTTATTAATGGCTGGACTAGACTATTCTGGAAAATTGGCGATTGCACTTGAAATTAGTGAAACGCCATTTAGTTACTAA
- a CDS encoding ABC transporter permease — protein MFLALFGAVEQGIIYAIMALGVYLTFRVLDFPDLTVDGSFVTGAATAATMVLLGYHPILATLVAIVAGFIAGCMTGILHTKGKINPLLSGILMMIALYSINLRIMGFTAENTIGRPNIPLLNSETIFSKFQTFWSNLGIDDALNNLLKGMGFQHVPGTWSVLIVVLIITILIKLLADWFLKTEVGLAIRATGDNKRMIRSFSANTDTLIILGLGLSNALVAFSGALIAQYSKFSDVSMGIGMIVIGLASVIIGEAIFGTKTIIRTTFAVIAGAIIYRIILALALRVDFLDSGDMKLITAIIVILALVLPQFINKTKERKRKAKRAAELKPVKTVERGGKGLA, from the coding sequence ATGTTTTTAGCATTATTTGGCGCAGTGGAGCAAGGAATCATCTATGCAATTATGGCACTTGGTGTATATTTAACATTTCGGGTGTTAGATTTTCCGGATTTAACGGTTGATGGAAGCTTTGTAACAGGGGCGGCAACTGCAGCAACAATGGTCTTGCTTGGCTACCACCCAATCTTAGCGACTTTAGTGGCAATTGTTGCTGGATTTATTGCTGGATGTATGACAGGAATTCTCCACACGAAAGGGAAGATTAATCCGCTATTATCAGGGATATTAATGATGATTGCATTGTACTCAATAAACCTACGTATTATGGGGTTTACTGCAGAAAATACGATAGGTCGCCCGAATATTCCACTGCTAAATTCAGAAACGATATTTTCAAAGTTTCAAACATTTTGGAGTAATTTAGGGATCGATGATGCTCTTAATAACCTATTAAAAGGCATGGGATTTCAGCATGTACCAGGTACATGGAGTGTGCTGATTGTCGTATTAATCATCACGATTTTAATTAAATTATTAGCAGACTGGTTCTTAAAGACTGAGGTAGGGCTTGCTATTCGAGCAACTGGTGATAATAAACGAATGATTCGTAGCTTCTCAGCAAATACAGATACACTTATCATTCTAGGTCTAGGACTTTCTAATGCACTTGTCGCATTTTCTGGAGCTTTAATCGCACAATACTCGAAGTTCTCCGATGTTAGTATGGGGATTGGTATGATTGTTATCGGTCTTGCTTCGGTTATTATTGGTGAAGCCATTTTTGGTACAAAAACAATTATTCGTACTACTTTTGCAGTCATTGCTGGCGCGATCATTTATCGTATTATTCTAGCATTAGCTTTACGTGTAGATTTCCTTGATTCAGGAGATATGAAATTAATTACAGCAATCATCGTTATTTTGGCACTTGTCTTACCGCAATTTATCAATAAGACTAAGGAGCGCAAACGAAAGGCGAAACGTGCTGCAGAACTTAAACCAGTAAAAACTGTAGAGCGAGGGGGAAAAGGCCTTGCTTAA
- a CDS encoding ABC transporter substrate-binding protein, with protein sequence MKGNVKKLSFLLFGLVLLLAACGSGGSSSTDSKGNESNNASESGNADDKTYKIGITQIVEHPSLNAATEGFKKAIEDAGLKVEYDSQIAQGDNSLNTTIANNLVSANVDLIFANSTPSAQAAATATSDIPIIFTSVTDAVGAQLIESMEKPGKNVTGTIDLHPETISKTVAFLKELGAKNVGMVYNAGEQNSVAQVSEVKKVMGEQGLTVVEASASTSADVKQATESLIGKVDAFYIITDNTVVSALESVIDVANTNKLPLIVGELDSVARGGLAAYGFEYFDIGYEAGQMAVKILKGEATPADTPAQYPQNLKLLINKKVADDLGIEIKDSWGAELLEK encoded by the coding sequence GTGAAGGGCAATGTAAAAAAGCTGTCATTCCTTCTATTTGGATTAGTGTTACTTCTTGCTGCCTGTGGTAGTGGTGGTTCTAGTTCAACGGATTCAAAAGGGAATGAATCAAACAACGCAAGTGAGAGCGGAAATGCAGATGATAAAACATATAAAATCGGCATTACTCAAATTGTTGAACATCCATCTTTAAATGCAGCAACAGAAGGCTTTAAAAAGGCAATTGAAGATGCTGGATTAAAAGTTGAATATGATTCACAAATTGCACAAGGAGATAACAGTCTTAACACAACGATTGCTAACAATCTAGTGAGTGCAAACGTAGATTTAATTTTTGCTAACTCTACACCTTCTGCTCAAGCAGCTGCTACAGCTACAAGTGATATTCCAATCATCTTCACTTCTGTAACAGATGCTGTTGGTGCACAGTTAATTGAATCAATGGAGAAACCAGGAAAAAATGTTACAGGTACAATCGATTTACATCCTGAAACGATTTCTAAAACAGTAGCATTTCTAAAAGAGCTTGGCGCAAAGAATGTGGGTATGGTCTACAATGCTGGTGAGCAAAACTCTGTAGCACAAGTTTCAGAAGTGAAAAAAGTTATGGGTGAGCAAGGCTTAACGGTTGTAGAAGCTTCGGCATCCACTTCAGCAGATGTGAAACAAGCAACAGAATCGTTAATTGGTAAAGTAGATGCTTTCTATATTATTACTGATAACACAGTGGTTTCTGCGTTAGAATCTGTTATTGATGTTGCTAACACAAATAAATTACCACTTATCGTAGGAGAGCTAGACTCTGTTGCACGAGGCGGTTTAGCTGCTTATGGTTTCGAATATTTTGATATTGGCTATGAAGCTGGACAAATGGCTGTGAAAATTTTAAAAGGTGAAGCTACACCTGCTGATACACCAGCACAATATCCACAAAATCTAAAACTACTAATCAATAAAAAGGTAGCGGATGATTTAGGAATTGAAATTAAAGATTCTTGGGGTGCAGAACTTCTAGAAAAGTAA
- a CDS encoding uracil-DNA glycosylase, which yields MKVNCFKCQFFKVTWDPQTPRACAAYGFKTKQIPSVVVKQSSGMDCLKFVPKVESGRM from the coding sequence ATGAAGGTGAATTGTTTTAAGTGTCAGTTCTTTAAAGTAACCTGGGACCCACAAACCCCACGAGCTTGTGCAGCATATGGCTTTAAAACAAAGCAAATACCATCCGTTGTCGTTAAACAATCCTCAGGTATGGATTGTTTGAAATTTGTACCAAAAGTAGAAAGTGGGAGAATGTAA
- the trpB gene encoding tryptophan synthase subunit beta, giving the protein MSTVVEKKGYFGEFGGSFVPEELQNVLTILDENFQKYKDDEDFKKELDYYFREYVGRKSPLYFAENLTKQLGGAKIYLKREDLNHTGSHKINNVLGQILLAKRMGANRVIAETGAGQHGVATATACAMFGIDCTIYMGLEDTKRQALNVFRMELLGAKVVAVDKGQGRLKDAVDEAFADLVENYETTFYLLGSAVGPHPFPSMVKHFQSVISRESREQILAKEGKLPTAVLACVGGGSNAIGAFADYIADESVRLIGIEPDQAATLNEGTPGELHGFKCLVLQDDEGNPLPTYSIAAGLDYPGAGPEHSHLKTIGRAEYVTVTNEEVLEAFQVLSKVEGIIPALESSHAVAYALKLAPTLPSEESIIINISGRGDKDVEQVFHMLTK; this is encoded by the coding sequence ATGAGTACAGTAGTAGAGAAAAAAGGTTATTTTGGTGAATTTGGAGGAAGCTTTGTTCCAGAGGAGCTTCAAAATGTCTTAACTATTTTAGACGAGAATTTCCAAAAGTATAAAGATGATGAAGACTTTAAGAAAGAATTGGATTACTATTTCCGTGAATACGTTGGACGTAAATCCCCTCTTTACTTTGCAGAAAATTTAACAAAGCAATTAGGTGGCGCAAAAATTTATTTAAAACGTGAAGATCTTAACCATACAGGCTCACATAAAATCAATAATGTATTAGGCCAGATTTTACTAGCTAAACGTATGGGAGCAAATCGCGTTATTGCCGAAACAGGCGCTGGACAACATGGTGTAGCAACGGCAACTGCTTGTGCCATGTTCGGGATTGATTGCACCATTTATATGGGCTTGGAGGATACAAAACGTCAGGCATTAAATGTATTTCGTATGGAGCTTCTTGGTGCGAAAGTAGTAGCTGTTGATAAAGGGCAAGGTCGCTTAAAAGATGCTGTTGATGAAGCGTTCGCTGATTTAGTAGAAAACTATGAAACAACATTCTATTTATTAGGCTCAGCAGTTGGACCACATCCTTTCCCTTCAATGGTTAAACATTTTCAATCTGTCATTAGCCGTGAAAGTCGTGAGCAAATTTTAGCAAAGGAAGGAAAGCTTCCAACAGCCGTCCTTGCCTGTGTCGGCGGTGGTAGTAATGCCATTGGAGCATTTGCTGATTATATTGCAGATGAAAGCGTTCGTCTTATTGGAATCGAACCCGATCAAGCTGCTACATTAAACGAAGGGACGCCTGGGGAGCTACATGGCTTCAAATGTTTAGTGTTACAAGATGATGAAGGAAATCCCCTACCAACATATTCAATTGCAGCTGGTCTAGATTACCCTGGAGCAGGTCCAGAACATAGTCATTTGAAAACAATTGGCCGTGCGGAGTATGTAACTGTTACAAACGAAGAAGTTCTAGAGGCGTTTCAAGTACTTTCAAAGGTCGAAGGTATTATTCCTGCCCTTGAAAGTTCACATGCAGTTGCATATGCTCTAAAATTAGCACCAACTTTACCATCTGAGGAAAGCATTATTATTAATATCTCAGGTCGTGGTGATAAAGACGTTGAACAAGTTTTCCATATGTTAACAAAATAG
- a CDS encoding ABC transporter ATP-binding protein, producing the protein MLKLLGINKVFNEGTPDEKIALAEINLHLKPGDFVTIIGSNGAGKSTMMNMISGALTPDFGTVSIDGNDVTNLPEYKRSQYIGRVFQDPMAGTAPAMTIEENVALAYSRNKSRGLRIGVDKKRREFFKESLEMLGLNLENRLSAKVGLLSGGERQALSLLMATFTKPSILLLDEHTAALDPSRAELITRITKYLVEKDNLTTLMVTHNMQQALDLGNRLIMMDKGQIILEVGEDRKHKLTIPDLMAEFERIRGEKMNSDRALLG; encoded by the coding sequence TTGCTTAAATTACTTGGCATTAATAAGGTGTTTAATGAAGGAACACCAGATGAAAAAATTGCACTTGCAGAAATTAATCTTCACTTAAAACCAGGGGATTTTGTGACAATCATCGGTAGTAATGGAGCAGGGAAGTCTACGATGATGAATATGATTTCAGGAGCTTTAACACCTGATTTTGGGACAGTGTCCATCGATGGTAATGATGTGACGAATTTACCTGAATATAAACGCTCGCAATATATTGGTCGTGTGTTCCAAGATCCAATGGCAGGTACAGCACCTGCTATGACAATTGAAGAAAACGTCGCATTAGCATACTCAAGAAATAAGAGCAGAGGCTTACGTATCGGTGTAGATAAAAAGCGCCGTGAATTTTTCAAGGAATCATTAGAGATGCTTGGTTTAAATCTTGAAAATCGACTTTCCGCAAAAGTAGGCCTACTGTCAGGTGGGGAACGTCAAGCATTGTCATTATTAATGGCTACATTCACGAAACCGTCTATTTTATTGCTGGATGAGCATACAGCTGCACTTGATCCATCTCGTGCAGAGTTAATTACTCGGATTACAAAGTATCTAGTGGAAAAAGATAATTTAACGACATTAATGGTCACGCATAATATGCAACAAGCTTTAGATTTAGGGAATCGTCTTATAATGATGGATAAAGGGCAAATCATTTTAGAGGTTGGTGAAGATCGTAAACATAAATTAACCATCCCAGATTTAATGGCTGAATTTGAACGCATACGTGGTGAAAAAATGAATTCAGATCGTGCTTTATTAGGATAA